Proteins encoded by one window of Spirochaetota bacterium:
- the rplR gene encoding 50S ribosomal protein L18: MNASERLKASKLRRKMRIRKRVIGTTERPRLAVSKSLKYISAQIIDDTKGITLVSASTIEKDMKGGKNVASAEAVGKLIGERAKQKNIVKVVFDRSGFSYQGKLKALADAARAAGLAF; encoded by the coding sequence ATGAACGCGTCTGAACGATTGAAAGCATCGAAACTGCGCAGGAAGATGCGCATACGGAAACGTGTGATCGGAACTACGGAACGCCCCCGTCTTGCCGTGAGCAAAAGTCTCAAGTATATATCGGCGCAGATAATCGACGATACGAAAGGCATCACGCTCGTAAGCGCTTCGACGATAGAGAAGGATATGAAGGGCGGGAAGAATGTTGCGTCCGCAGAAGCGGTGGGGAAGCTCATCGGAGAGCGGGCGAAGCAGAAGAATATCGTGAAAGTAGTGTTTGACCGCAGCGGGTTCAGTTATCAGGGCAAGCTCAAAGCGCTTGCCGATGCTGCCCGGGCGGCAGGCCTCGCGTTCTAG
- the rpsE gene encoding 30S ribosomal protein S5, whose translation MAKRNRDRDQEFGQEEKKEFEEKVIALKRVAKVVKGGRRFSFSALIVLGNRLGKVGLGFGKAKEVPEAIRKANDHARKSMVDVCLRGGTVPHEIIGRHGSTRVLLKPASKGTGVIAGGAVRAVLEVAGVKNILSKNLGSSTPVNSAKATFNALTHLVNAESVARKRGKTVEEIYGIAEKTEAVS comes from the coding sequence GTGGCCAAGCGCAATCGTGATAGGGACCAGGAATTCGGTCAGGAAGAGAAGAAGGAATTCGAGGAAAAGGTGATCGCGTTGAAGCGCGTTGCAAAAGTCGTCAAGGGCGGACGCCGCTTCAGCTTTTCGGCGCTCATCGTGCTCGGCAACAGACTGGGCAAAGTGGGACTCGGTTTCGGTAAGGCAAAGGAAGTGCCCGAAGCGATACGCAAGGCCAATGATCATGCGCGGAAGTCGATGGTCGATGTATGTCTCCGCGGCGGTACGGTACCGCATGAGATCATCGGAAGGCACGGGAGCACGCGTGTACTCCTCAAGCCGGCAAGCAAAGGTACCGGTGTGATCGCGGGCGGTGCAGTACGCGCCGTTCTTGAGGTCGCCGGTGTGAAGAACATTCTGTCGAAGAATCTCGGATCGTCCACCCCGGTGAACAGCGCGAAAGCGACGTTCAATGCGCTTACCCATCTGGTGAACGCCGAATCGGTCGCAAGGAAGCGCGGGAAGACGGTCGAAGAAATATACGGTATCGCTGAGAAGACCGAGGCCGTGTCCTAA
- the rpmD gene encoding 50S ribosomal protein L30 yields the protein MKKVKIELMKSTLRHLQAQKDTVRALGFKRHVRVVEKELSPAVQGMINTVSHLVRVSEVK from the coding sequence ATGAAAAAAGTGAAGATAGAGCTGATGAAATCAACGTTGCGGCACCTGCAGGCCCAGAAAGACACCGTGCGTGCGCTCGGGTTCAAACGGCATGTGCGTGTTGTCGAGAAAGAGCTGTCGCCGGCGGTGCAGGGCATGATAAACACCGTCTCGCATCTCGTGCGTGTAAGCGAGGTAAAGTGA
- the rplO gene encoding 50S ribosomal protein L15, which translates to MENKKALIPPKGSRKDTKRVGRGTGSGWGATSGQGNKGAQARSGYRRKGGFEGGQIPLLRRLPKFGFNNKRFQKTVDEISLADLDAIGKDTVDREVLKAGGFIASDGNRIKVLGDGAITRAVTVTVDAVSKSAREKIEKAGGKVVLIEHKVWQRTRPEKVKKAKKAVN; encoded by the coding sequence ATGGAAAATAAGAAAGCATTGATACCCCCGAAAGGGAGCAGAAAAGATACGAAACGTGTCGGCCGCGGCACGGGTTCCGGCTGGGGCGCAACGTCCGGTCAGGGGAACAAAGGCGCGCAGGCCCGCAGCGGATATCGACGCAAAGGCGGTTTTGAGGGCGGTCAGATACCGCTCCTGCGCCGGCTGCCGAAATTCGGTTTTAACAATAAACGTTTTCAGAAGACGGTCGATGAGATCTCGTTGGCAGATCTCGATGCCATCGGGAAAGATACGGTCGATCGCGAAGTGCTCAAGGCGGGCGGTTTCATTGCGAGCGACGGCAATCGCATCAAGGTGCTCGGCGACGGGGCGATAACCCGTGCGGTAACGGTCACCGTTGATGCCGTAAGCAAGTCGGCACGGGAAAAGATAGAGAAAGCCGGCGGCAAGGTCGTTCTTATCGAGCATAAGGTTTGGCAGCGTACGCGGCCTGAAAAAGTGAAGAAGGCGAAGAAGGCGGTCAACTGA
- the secY gene encoding preprotein translocase subunit SecY yields MASPITNIFKIPELRSRVFFTLGALIVYRIGAHIPTPGIDPAALLEYFEKNGSGLLGTLDLFSGGALFKFTIFALGIMPYITASIVMQLLTVMVPAIERLQKEGEQGRKKINQYTRYMTIVFCAVQSFALANWIKGIEGGRMVYFENPGIGFLLLVVITSVTGTLFLVWLGEQITERGIGNGTSLIIYAGIAARIPQTIVETVAKVQTGDFNALAMVLMFAIFAVVIFFVVFEESGQRRIPVQYAKRVIGNRVYGAQNTHIPFKINPSGVIPIIFASAIIMLPAQLSSIVHAKWLNGILMFFAHGSWSYIAIYFLLVIGFAYLYTSVLFNPVDIAENLKRSGGFVPGIRPGTQTAEYLQGVLSRLTFAGSFFLAMIAVFPDLIMKVPLFSSAPQSLPYLMGGTSLLILIAVDLDTMKQIESRLQMHNYDGFMKKVKTYRS; encoded by the coding sequence ATGGCAAGCCCCATCACCAACATATTCAAGATACCGGAACTGAGAAGCCGTGTTTTCTTTACGCTCGGCGCTCTCATCGTGTACCGTATCGGCGCGCACATACCGACGCCGGGCATCGACCCCGCGGCGCTGCTCGAATATTTCGAAAAGAACGGCTCGGGTCTGCTCGGTACTCTTGATCTGTTTTCCGGCGGTGCGTTGTTCAAGTTCACGATATTCGCGCTCGGCATAATGCCGTATATCACCGCGTCCATCGTTATGCAGCTCCTGACGGTGATGGTACCCGCGATAGAACGCCTTCAGAAAGAGGGCGAACAGGGTCGAAAAAAGATCAATCAATATACGCGTTATATGACCATCGTGTTCTGCGCCGTCCAGTCATTCGCTTTGGCGAATTGGATAAAGGGCATCGAAGGCGGGAGGATGGTCTATTTTGAGAACCCGGGCATCGGCTTCCTCCTTCTTGTGGTCATCACATCGGTGACCGGTACGCTCTTTCTCGTATGGCTCGGCGAGCAGATAACCGAACGCGGCATAGGGAACGGCACCTCGCTCATCATCTATGCAGGCATAGCGGCGCGCATACCGCAGACCATAGTCGAAACGGTCGCAAAGGTCCAGACGGGCGATTTCAATGCTCTCGCCATGGTGCTCATGTTCGCCATATTCGCCGTCGTCATTTTCTTCGTCGTGTTCGAGGAAAGCGGCCAGCGACGTATCCCGGTACAGTATGCGAAACGGGTCATCGGGAATCGGGTCTATGGCGCCCAGAACACGCATATCCCGTTCAAGATCAATCCGTCCGGTGTTATTCCCATTATATTCGCCTCTGCCATCATCATGCTGCCTGCGCAGCTTTCGAGCATTGTGCATGCGAAGTGGCTGAACGGCATCCTGATGTTCTTTGCGCATGGAAGCTGGTCTTATATCGCCATCTATTTCCTTCTCGTCATCGGTTTCGCCTATCTGTACACGTCAGTGCTTTTCAATCCGGTCGATATCGCCGAGAACCTCAAACGTTCGGGCGGTTTTGTTCCCGGTATACGCCCCGGCACGCAGACGGCGGAATATCTGCAGGGAGTGCTTTCACGGCTTACGTTCGCCGGTTCGTTCTTCCTCGCGATGATCGCCGTATTCCCCGATCTCATAATGAAAGTCCCGCTTTTTTCAAGCGCCCCGCAGTCGCTTCCGTACCTCATGGGCGGAACGTCGCTGCTTATTCTCATAGCTGTGGATCTGGACACGATGAAACAGATCGAGTCCCGGCTGCAGATGCACAACTATGACGGGTTCATGAAAAAAGTCAAGACATACAGGAGCTAG
- the infA gene encoding translation initiation factor IF-1 — protein sequence MPEKETIEVEGEVVESLPNATFRVKLANGHKILAHISGKMRMNFIRILPGDKVMMELSPYDLTKGRIIYRYK from the coding sequence ATGCCTGAAAAGGAGACCATAGAAGTCGAGGGTGAAGTGGTGGAATCGCTTCCGAATGCGACTTTCAGGGTGAAGCTCGCCAATGGTCACAAGATACTCGCGCATATTTCCGGGAAGATGAGGATGAATTTCATCAGGATCCTCCCCGGGGATAAGGTGATGATGGAGCTTTCGCCCTATGACCTCACGAAGGGCCGCATCATCTACCGGTACAAGTAA
- the rpmJ gene encoding 50S ribosomal protein L36: MKVRSSIKKRCSQCQIVRRRGVIRVICKNPRHKQKQA; this comes from the coding sequence ATGAAGGTTCGAAGTTCGATCAAAAAACGCTGCAGCCAGTGCCAGATAGTGCGCCGGCGCGGTGTGATCCGGGTGATCTGCAAGAACCCGCGTCATAAACAAAAGCAGGCGTAA
- the rpsM gene encoding 30S ribosomal protein S13 produces MARIAGIDLPPNKRLEIALTAIYGIGRSLAHVICGKANVEVGMKAKDLTDEQITALREAIESTTKVEGELRTEVMMNIKRLKDIKTYRGTRHQKKLPLRGQRTRTNSRTARGGGRRTVAGKKKAPSKG; encoded by the coding sequence ATGGCACGTATAGCAGGCATCGATCTACCGCCCAATAAGCGCCTCGAGATAGCGCTTACGGCGATCTATGGGATAGGGCGTTCGCTCGCGCACGTTATCTGCGGCAAGGCGAATGTCGAGGTCGGCATGAAGGCGAAGGACCTTACCGACGAACAGATCACCGCACTGAGGGAAGCCATCGAGTCGACCACGAAGGTGGAAGGCGAGTTGCGCACCGAAGTGATGATGAACATCAAGCGGCTTAAGGATATCAAGACGTATCGCGGCACGCGGCATCAGAAAAAACTGCCGCTCCGCGGTCAGCGCACCCGTACGAATTCCCGCACGGCACGAGGCGGCGGACGCAGAACGGTCGCGGGCAAGAAGAAAGCCCCGTCGAAAGGCTAA
- the rpsK gene encoding 30S ribosomal protein S11: MTEAQKLVAKKEADAIARKKKARKIESFGYVHIHASFNNTIVTVTDRKGNAIVSSSSGACGFKGSKKSTPFAAQVASERAGHKAFDVGVREVDVRVKGPGMGRESAIRALEASGLKVLAIKDVTPLPHNGCRPRKRRRV, from the coding sequence ATGACCGAGGCGCAGAAACTCGTTGCGAAGAAAGAGGCTGACGCCATAGCCCGGAAGAAGAAAGCGAGGAAGATCGAATCGTTCGGATATGTCCATATCCATGCGAGCTTTAACAATACGATCGTAACGGTGACTGACCGCAAGGGCAATGCCATCGTGTCGTCATCGTCGGGTGCCTGCGGGTTCAAGGGGTCGAAGAAATCGACACCGTTCGCGGCACAGGTGGCGAGCGAGCGTGCCGGCCACAAGGCGTTCGATGTCGGCGTACGCGAGGTCGACGTGCGAGTGAAGGGCCCGGGCATGGGCCGCGAGTCCGCGATACGCGCGCTTGAAGCGAGCGGCCTCAAAGTGCTCGCAATAAAGGACGTTACGCCGCTTCCGCATAATGGATGCCGACCGCGCAAGCGTCGGCGTGTATAG